A window from Cryobacterium sp. PAMC25264 encodes these proteins:
- a CDS encoding SufE family protein — translation MTTTDLPEPLAEIREDFLALEQGDRLLLLLEFSNSLPELPERYRDHPDLFERVVECQSPVFIFVEVDEAGAVHLYATAPAESPTTRGFASILAQGLDGLSVAEVLAVPEDYPQSIGLTQAVSPLRLRGMTAMLGRTKRQLRERVAERA, via the coding sequence ATGACCACCACCGACCTTCCCGAGCCCTTGGCCGAGATCCGCGAAGACTTCCTGGCGCTCGAACAGGGCGACCGGCTGCTCCTCTTGCTCGAATTCTCCAATTCGCTTCCGGAGCTTCCCGAACGATACCGGGACCACCCCGATCTCTTCGAACGGGTCGTGGAATGCCAGTCCCCCGTCTTCATCTTCGTGGAGGTGGACGAGGCCGGTGCTGTGCACCTGTATGCCACCGCGCCGGCCGAGTCGCCCACGACGCGCGGATTCGCGTCGATCCTGGCGCAGGGCCTCGACGGTCTGAGCGTCGCCGAGGTTCTGGCCGTCCCCGAGGACTACCCGCAGTCGATCGGCCTCACCCAGGCGGTGTCGCCGCTGCGCCTGCGCGGCATGACAGCCATGCTCGGCCGCACGAAACGGCAGCTGCGGGAGCGTGTGGCCGAGCGGGCCTGA
- a CDS encoding S9 family peptidase, which produces MFDVDLAAGTITLEATADAVLPGDYSFWFAADSGHARLGRIVSRTPSTVTRRILNVDFGDLATVRSGRLGGYSFLGPWDLGLDFTNVSVATDRGDAPAWLIPAAEPSGRWVIQVHGRGVRRQETLRAVPVFHAAGYTALLVSYRNDGDAPASADGRFGLGDTEWRDVEAAIAFAAGNGATQIVLMGWSMGGAIVLQAATRAVHDGRLTGIVLDSPVIDWADVVAYQAQLLHLPQVVVRGALVVMGHRWGRAVTGLHFPIDFPRLDFVSRAADLNLPILILHSDDDGYVPSAPSRSLAARRPDIVTLVPFSVARHTKLWNYDPSAWNTAILGWLTRLGAEHPAVEATHES; this is translated from the coding sequence GTGTTCGACGTCGACCTGGCGGCGGGCACCATCACGCTGGAGGCCACGGCCGACGCCGTGTTGCCCGGTGACTACAGCTTCTGGTTCGCGGCCGACTCGGGCCACGCCAGGCTCGGCCGGATCGTGTCCAGGACGCCCAGCACCGTCACGCGGCGCATCCTGAACGTGGATTTCGGCGACCTCGCCACCGTGCGGTCCGGCCGCTTGGGCGGATACTCCTTCCTCGGCCCGTGGGACCTCGGGCTGGACTTCACGAACGTCTCCGTAGCCACCGACAGGGGCGACGCCCCCGCCTGGCTCATCCCTGCCGCGGAGCCGTCAGGGCGCTGGGTGATTCAGGTGCACGGGCGAGGCGTGCGGCGGCAGGAGACCCTGCGTGCCGTTCCGGTCTTCCACGCGGCGGGCTACACCGCCCTGCTCGTGTCGTACCGCAACGACGGCGACGCGCCGGCCAGCGCCGATGGGCGGTTCGGCCTGGGCGACACGGAGTGGCGCGACGTCGAGGCGGCCATCGCCTTCGCCGCCGGGAACGGGGCCACCCAGATCGTCTTGATGGGGTGGTCGATGGGCGGTGCGATCGTGCTGCAGGCGGCCACCAGAGCGGTGCACGACGGCCGGCTCACCGGTATCGTGCTCGATTCCCCGGTGATCGACTGGGCGGACGTCGTGGCCTACCAGGCACAGCTCCTGCACCTGCCGCAGGTTGTGGTCAGGGGAGCCCTCGTGGTGATGGGCCACCGGTGGGGCCGCGCCGTGACCGGGTTGCACTTCCCGATCGATTTTCCCCGGCTGGACTTCGTCTCCCGGGCGGCGGACCTGAACCTGCCGATCCTCATCCTGCACAGCGACGACGACGGATACGTCCCATCCGCCCCGTCACGGTCCCTGGCGGCGAGGCGTCCGGACATCGTGACGCTCGTGCCCTTCTCGGTCGCCAGGCACACCAAGCTCTGGAACTACGACCCCTCGGCCTGGAACACGGCCATCCTGGGATGGCTGACCCGCCTCGGAGCGGAGCATCCGGCTGTCGAGGCCACCCACGAGAGCTGA
- a CDS encoding ribonuclease D, with translation MGDHSVIDTRAAYLAAIDELLAGTGPIGIDAERASGFTYSQRAYLIQIYRRGAGTFLFDPPPIGDFSELNDALADEEWILHAASQDLACLREVGLDPVRIFDTELAARLLGLPRVGLGTVVEELLGIHLAKEHSAANWSTRPLPESWLVYAALDVELLPDLRERMAELLVESDKTAIADEEFAAVLAREAKPARAEPWRRLSGLHAVRGQRNLAVARELWVARDALAQELDVSPGRLVPDASLVAAARILPTSRNALADLREFNGRASRTELDRWWTAIQTGLASGDLPSAKPNSDALPPPRAWADRNPDADLRLKAARAALVAVSEERMVPLENLLTPDHLRRVAWQPPEPADAATVGDTLALLGARAWQIEATAQLIADAFVEVHQTSAVPSDADS, from the coding sequence GTGGGTGACCACAGCGTCATCGATACCCGCGCGGCCTACCTCGCGGCGATCGATGAGTTGCTGGCCGGTACCGGTCCGATCGGCATCGACGCCGAACGTGCGTCAGGGTTCACCTACTCACAACGGGCCTACCTCATCCAGATCTACCGCCGCGGTGCGGGCACCTTCCTCTTCGATCCCCCGCCCATCGGCGACTTCAGCGAACTCAACGATGCCCTGGCCGACGAGGAGTGGATCCTGCACGCCGCCAGCCAGGATCTGGCCTGCCTCCGTGAGGTCGGACTCGACCCGGTGCGCATCTTCGACACCGAACTCGCGGCGCGGCTGCTCGGCCTACCCCGCGTTGGACTGGGCACCGTCGTCGAAGAACTCCTCGGCATCCACCTGGCGAAGGAACACTCCGCCGCCAACTGGTCGACCCGGCCGCTGCCGGAGAGCTGGCTGGTCTACGCGGCCCTCGACGTCGAGCTGCTGCCTGACCTGCGTGAGCGGATGGCCGAACTGCTCGTCGAGTCGGACAAGACCGCCATCGCCGACGAAGAGTTCGCCGCAGTGCTGGCCCGTGAGGCCAAGCCGGCGCGTGCCGAACCGTGGCGCCGCTTGTCCGGCCTGCACGCCGTTCGGGGCCAGCGCAACCTGGCCGTGGCCCGTGAACTGTGGGTAGCCCGGGACGCCCTCGCCCAGGAACTCGACGTCTCGCCTGGGCGGCTGGTTCCCGATGCGTCCCTGGTGGCCGCGGCGCGCATCCTGCCGACCTCACGGAACGCGTTGGCGGACCTGCGCGAATTCAACGGCCGTGCCAGCCGAACTGAACTCGACCGCTGGTGGACGGCGATTCAGACCGGCCTCGCCAGCGGCGACCTGCCGTCGGCCAAACCGAACAGCGATGCCCTGCCGCCGCCGCGTGCGTGGGCCGACCGTAACCCAGACGCCGACCTCCGCCTCAAGGCGGCCAGGGCCGCGCTCGTGGCCGTGTCCGAGGAGCGGATGGTTCCGCTCGAGAACCTGCTCACCCCGGATCACCTGCGCCGCGTGGCCTGGCAGCCGCCGGAACCCGCCGATGCGGCGACGGTGGGTGACACTCTCGCGCTGCTCGGTGCACGAGCCTGGCAGATTGAGGCCACCGCACAACTAATCGCCGATGCCTTTGTGGAAGTCCACCAAACGAGCGCCGTGCCCTCGGACGCGGATTCGTAG
- a CDS encoding thiolase family protein, translating into MAERTDVVFVDGVRTPFGRAGEKGMYWNTRADDLVVKAITGLMERNPNVPGERIDDVAIAATTQAGDQGLTLGRTAALLAGLPVSVPGFAIDRMCAGAMTSVTTMGSAIGFGAYDLAIAGGVEHMGRHPMGAGVDPNPRFLSERLVSEDALNMGATAERIHDRFPEYTKDRSDRYALRSQQKVAAAYAAGKIQPDLVSVATRSDSGWGLATRDEAPRPETTLEGLAGLKTPFRPHGRITAGNASGLNDGATACLLASGATAKELGLSVKMKMVSFAFAGVEPEVMGLGPVPSTEKALRKAGLSITDIGLFELNEAFAVQVISFLDHFGIDDDDPRVNEYGGAIAIGHPLASSGVRLMNQLASQFAEHPEVRYGVTAMCIGLGQGGTVIWENPHFNKKAAKR; encoded by the coding sequence GTGGCCGAGAGAACTGATGTCGTCTTCGTGGACGGGGTTCGCACCCCGTTCGGTCGGGCCGGCGAGAAGGGTATGTACTGGAATACCCGCGCCGACGACCTGGTCGTCAAGGCGATCACCGGGCTGATGGAACGCAATCCGAACGTGCCGGGTGAACGGATCGACGATGTCGCGATAGCCGCGACGACGCAGGCCGGCGACCAGGGACTCACGCTGGGCCGAACCGCCGCTCTGTTGGCGGGCCTGCCGGTCTCGGTGCCCGGATTCGCCATCGACCGTATGTGCGCCGGTGCGATGACGTCGGTCACCACGATGGGCTCGGCGATCGGCTTCGGCGCTTACGACCTGGCCATCGCCGGCGGTGTCGAGCACATGGGCCGGCACCCGATGGGGGCCGGTGTCGACCCCAATCCGCGGTTCCTCAGCGAACGGCTGGTGAGCGAAGACGCCCTGAACATGGGCGCCACGGCCGAGCGGATCCACGACAGGTTCCCCGAATACACCAAGGACCGCTCCGACCGGTACGCGCTGCGTAGCCAGCAGAAGGTCGCCGCCGCCTACGCTGCCGGCAAGATCCAGCCGGACCTGGTGTCGGTAGCCACCCGAAGCGACTCCGGCTGGGGCCTGGCGACCCGCGACGAAGCTCCCCGACCGGAGACCACCCTCGAGGGTCTGGCGGGCCTGAAGACGCCGTTCCGCCCGCACGGGCGTATCACAGCGGGCAACGCCTCCGGACTCAATGACGGCGCCACCGCGTGTCTGCTGGCCAGCGGAGCCACCGCCAAGGAACTCGGCCTCAGCGTGAAGATGAAGATGGTGAGCTTCGCCTTCGCCGGTGTCGAGCCCGAGGTCATGGGACTTGGACCGGTCCCCTCCACCGAGAAGGCCCTGCGCAAGGCCGGCCTGTCCATCACCGATATCGGCCTGTTCGAACTCAACGAGGCCTTCGCTGTGCAGGTCATCTCCTTCCTCGACCACTTCGGCATCGACGACGACGATCCCCGGGTGAACGAGTATGGCGGCGCCATCGCCATCGGCCATCCGCTGGCCTCATCGGGTGTGCGCCTGATGAACCAGCTCGCCAGCCAGTTCGCCGAGCACCCCGAGGTGCGTTACGGCGTCACCGCCATGTGCATCGGGCTAGGCCAAGGCGGCACAGTGATCTGGGAAAACCCGCACTTCAACAAGAAGGCAGCCAAGCGATGA
- a CDS encoding 3-hydroxyacyl-CoA dehydrogenase NAD-binding domain-containing protein has translation MTDTSSAMSTDHAGVDFSPLVAISADEVVTRSLVRDVPLSGGRTLALLTLDNGRDHTRPNTLGPITLLEFAATLDELAGRAARGEIHGVAVTGKPFILAAGADLSKVGEIPSREVGKLLAQLGHHALGKLSTLGVPSFVFINGLALGGGLEIALNADYRSVDATAPAIALPEVFLGLIPGWGGSYLLPNLVGIENALKVIIENPLKNNRTLTGADALELGIADVMFRSVTFLEESIAWADGVIAGTTAVSRPHVPGKIERLVKWDAAIGIARKMLTSRIGEVAASPYAALDLLKAAKSGSKAEAFAREDDVLADLISGDQLPASIYAFNLVQKRAKRPAGAPDKALARPVGKVGVIGAGLMASQFALLFVRRLRVPVVITDLDQARVDKGVAYIHGEIKTLLDKGRISSDEANRLRALVTGTTDKADFADADWVIEAVFEELGVKQEVFAEIEKHISPTAILATNTSSLSVEQIGAKLEHPERLVGFHFFNPVAVMPLIEVVNTPATDEVTLATAMVIAAKLRKNAVITRDTPGFVVNRVLAKLLGEAMHAVDTGTPFDVVNGALSPFGLPMTPFELLELVGLKVGAHVLDTHHAAFPDRFFESTNLHRLAEHGTILDRNTKGQVTGFNKGAQRIVAGGTTPMTAEQILRRVEDGLADEIKRMLDDDVVHAPEDIDLCMLLGAGWPFQMGGITPYLDRVGASERVFGGTFHTPMIRGVSAATAVLS, from the coding sequence ATGACCGACACCTCCTCCGCCATGTCCACCGACCACGCCGGCGTAGACTTCAGCCCGCTCGTCGCGATCTCCGCCGACGAAGTCGTCACCCGCTCCCTGGTGCGCGACGTGCCGCTCTCCGGCGGCCGCACGCTCGCCCTGCTCACCCTGGACAACGGGCGCGACCACACCCGCCCCAATACGCTGGGGCCCATCACCCTGCTGGAATTCGCCGCGACCCTGGACGAGCTGGCCGGACGGGCGGCCCGTGGGGAGATCCACGGAGTGGCCGTCACCGGTAAGCCGTTCATCCTTGCCGCTGGCGCCGACCTGAGCAAGGTGGGTGAGATCCCCTCCCGGGAGGTCGGCAAGCTACTCGCCCAACTCGGCCACCACGCGCTCGGCAAGCTCAGCACCCTCGGTGTGCCGTCGTTCGTCTTCATCAACGGACTCGCGCTCGGCGGCGGACTGGAGATCGCCCTGAACGCCGACTACCGCTCGGTGGACGCGACGGCGCCAGCCATCGCCCTGCCTGAGGTCTTCCTCGGGCTGATTCCGGGCTGGGGCGGCTCCTACCTGCTACCCAACCTCGTCGGCATCGAGAACGCCCTCAAGGTGATCATCGAGAACCCACTCAAGAACAACCGCACCCTCACGGGCGCCGACGCCCTTGAGCTGGGAATCGCCGACGTGATGTTCCGCTCGGTCACCTTCCTGGAGGAGTCGATCGCGTGGGCCGACGGTGTCATCGCAGGTACCACGGCCGTTTCGCGCCCGCATGTGCCCGGCAAGATCGAGCGCCTGGTCAAGTGGGATGCCGCCATCGGCATCGCCCGCAAGATGCTGACCTCCCGCATCGGAGAGGTGGCCGCATCCCCCTACGCAGCCCTCGACTTACTCAAGGCCGCCAAGAGCGGGAGCAAGGCCGAGGCCTTCGCGCGGGAGGACGACGTGCTCGCCGACCTGATCTCGGGCGACCAGCTGCCGGCCAGCATCTACGCGTTCAACCTGGTGCAGAAGCGCGCCAAGCGCCCTGCGGGGGCTCCGGACAAGGCGCTCGCTCGGCCGGTCGGCAAGGTCGGCGTGATCGGCGCCGGACTTATGGCCAGCCAGTTCGCCCTGCTCTTCGTGCGTCGGCTGCGTGTTCCCGTCGTGATCACCGACCTCGACCAGGCCAGGGTCGACAAGGGCGTGGCCTACATCCACGGCGAGATCAAGACACTGCTGGACAAGGGCCGGATCAGTTCCGACGAGGCCAACCGGTTGCGTGCCCTCGTGACGGGCACCACCGACAAGGCCGACTTCGCCGACGCGGACTGGGTCATCGAGGCCGTGTTCGAAGAACTCGGCGTCAAGCAGGAGGTGTTCGCCGAGATCGAGAAGCACATCTCCCCCACCGCCATCCTGGCCACGAACACCTCCTCCCTCTCGGTTGAGCAGATCGGGGCCAAGCTTGAACATCCGGAACGGCTCGTCGGGTTCCACTTCTTCAACCCTGTCGCGGTGATGCCGTTGATCGAGGTCGTCAACACGCCCGCGACCGACGAGGTCACTCTCGCCACCGCGATGGTCATCGCGGCCAAGCTGCGGAAGAACGCCGTCATCACCAGGGACACCCCCGGGTTCGTGGTCAACCGGGTGCTGGCCAAGCTTCTCGGTGAGGCCATGCACGCCGTGGACACCGGTACCCCCTTCGATGTCGTCAACGGCGCCCTGTCGCCCTTCGGCCTGCCGATGACACCCTTCGAGCTTCTCGAGCTGGTGGGGCTCAAGGTGGGCGCCCATGTGCTTGACACCCACCACGCGGCCTTCCCCGACCGGTTCTTCGAAAGCACCAACCTGCACCGCCTCGCGGAGCACGGCACGATCCTGGACCGTAACACCAAGGGCCAGGTGACCGGGTTCAATAAGGGCGCCCAGAGGATCGTGGCGGGCGGAACGACGCCGATGACCGCAGAACAGATCCTGCGGCGGGTCGAGGACGGCCTGGCCGACGAGATCAAGCGGATGCTCGACGACGACGTGGTGCACGCCCCGGAGGACATCGACCTGTGCATGCTCCTCGGTGCGGGCTGGCCGTTCCAGATGGGCGGCATCACGCCCTACCTCGACCGGGTGGGCGCGAGTGAGCGAGTCTTCGGCGGAACCTTCCACACCCCGATGATCCGTGGCGTGAGCGCCGCCACGGCCGTCCTCAGCTAG
- a CDS encoding DDE-type integrase/transposase/recombinase, with the protein MPVVRACALVGYSRASFYRHRSPRARLAAPIPQKDRHQPATLSTAESAQILALINTPEYEGFSICQAFYRAWDAGVYLASKSSWYRVARAAGQVHERRRQAEGSPKKIPELVATAPSQVWSWDITKLKTTIRGRYFHLYVIMDIYSRRVVGWRLEAYEDGDLAEELIQEAVTANHGVAPNSLHSDNGAAMVSTPVSLLLEKLGVDKSFSRPKVSNDNPYSEALFKTAKYDLAFPEIFDTTDDARAYFDWFFHEYNQNHRHSGIAWNTPNDVHYGRTDRVTRRRSQVLNTAFRTHPERYAQHPKPPALPGRVCINDPRQKPKPNLSQTG; encoded by the coding sequence ATGCCGGTGGTGCGGGCCTGCGCGTTGGTCGGCTACTCGCGGGCATCGTTCTATCGGCACCGCAGCCCCCGCGCCCGCCTGGCCGCGCCGATCCCGCAGAAGGACCGGCACCAGCCGGCCACGCTCTCCACTGCGGAGAGCGCGCAGATCCTGGCGCTGATCAACACCCCTGAGTATGAGGGCTTCTCGATCTGCCAAGCCTTTTACCGGGCCTGGGATGCGGGTGTTTACCTGGCGTCGAAGTCTTCCTGGTACCGCGTCGCCCGCGCGGCCGGGCAGGTCCACGAGCGCCGCCGGCAGGCTGAGGGGTCGCCGAAGAAGATCCCCGAGCTGGTCGCGACCGCCCCGTCACAGGTGTGGTCCTGGGACATCACCAAGCTCAAGACCACGATCCGGGGCCGCTACTTCCACCTCTACGTGATCATGGACATCTACTCCCGTCGCGTCGTGGGCTGGCGGCTGGAGGCCTACGAGGATGGTGACCTCGCCGAAGAACTGATCCAAGAAGCGGTCACCGCGAACCACGGCGTCGCGCCGAACTCTCTGCACTCGGATAACGGTGCTGCGATGGTGAGCACACCGGTGTCCTTACTGCTGGAGAAACTCGGCGTCGATAAGTCCTTCTCCCGGCCCAAAGTCTCCAACGACAACCCCTACAGCGAAGCGTTATTCAAGACCGCGAAATACGATCTCGCGTTCCCTGAGATCTTCGACACGACCGATGACGCCCGCGCCTACTTCGACTGGTTCTTCCACGAATACAACCAGAACCACCGCCACTCCGGCATCGCCTGGAACACCCCCAACGACGTTCACTACGGCCGCACCGACCGAGTGACCCGCCGCAGAAGCCAAGTCCTCAACACCGCATTCCGAACGCATCCAGAACGCTACGCCCAACACCCCAAGCCCCCGGCCCTACCGGGCCGGGTATGCATCAACGACCCCCGCCAAAAACCCAAACCCAACCTGTCTCAAACAGGTTGA
- the dxs gene encoding 1-deoxy-D-xylulose-5-phosphate synthase, whose product MTLLETINGPRDLDGLTKEQLVELAAEVRAFLVAEISKTGGHLGPNLGVVEMTIAIHRIFDSPRDAIVFDTGHQSYVHKMLTGRQDFSRLRQTGGLAGYPQRSESEHDIVESSHASSSLSWADGISRAFEMTGQSDRNVIAVVGDGSLTGGMTWEALNNISDDNNRRLIIVINDNGRSYAPTIGGMARFLNTVRLRASYKAAYITSRQAFDHMGAPARAIFRGVRGGLHGFLSRFSNNEALYSNLDIKYIGPVDGHDMEAMLEALTQAKEYGAPVIVHTITQKGKGYDPAVQDVADQFHAVGVIDPETGEPTESAGAPSWTSVFADELLNLATDNPKLVAITAAMLRPTGLHKMAERFPERVHDVGIAEQHAVTSAAGLAFGGLHPVVALYATFINRAFDQVLMDVALHRAGVTFVLDRAGVTGPDGPSHHGMWDLAILQVIPHIRLAAPRDSTRLREELAEAVVVDDGPTVLRFPKGSTGVEFDAVERLSDGVDVLLRSAQQDVLIVTVGPMAGMGLEVAARLAAQGIGATVVDPRWVVPVPQSIIGLAASHRIVVSIEDGVRVGGIGTRIRQDLREAGVDTAVTELGLPDEFLDHGTRAEILERVGLTPQHIARDVVAMVLGSKLPHARALPADTDRTDADSVSGSDTGSVPVRRAPRD is encoded by the coding sequence ATGACCCTTCTGGAGACGATCAACGGTCCCCGGGACCTCGACGGTCTCACGAAGGAACAGCTCGTGGAGCTGGCCGCCGAGGTCCGCGCCTTCCTGGTCGCGGAGATCTCGAAGACCGGTGGACATCTGGGGCCCAACCTGGGTGTGGTCGAGATGACCATAGCCATCCATCGCATCTTCGACTCGCCTCGTGACGCCATCGTGTTCGACACCGGGCACCAGTCCTACGTGCACAAGATGCTGACCGGTCGGCAGGACTTCAGCCGGCTCCGCCAGACCGGCGGCCTCGCCGGCTACCCGCAGCGGTCGGAGTCCGAGCACGACATCGTGGAGAGCTCGCACGCGTCGAGTTCGCTCTCCTGGGCCGACGGTATCTCCCGGGCCTTCGAGATGACCGGGCAGAGCGACCGCAACGTCATCGCCGTCGTCGGCGACGGTTCCCTCACCGGCGGCATGACCTGGGAAGCGCTGAACAACATCAGCGACGACAACAACCGCCGGCTCATCATCGTCATCAATGATAACGGCCGCTCCTACGCGCCCACCATCGGCGGCATGGCCCGCTTCCTCAACACGGTGCGGTTGCGCGCCAGCTACAAGGCGGCGTACATCACCAGCCGCCAGGCCTTCGATCACATGGGCGCTCCGGCCCGGGCGATCTTCCGCGGCGTGCGCGGCGGCCTGCACGGCTTCCTCAGCCGGTTCTCCAACAACGAGGCCCTCTATTCCAACCTCGACATCAAGTACATCGGGCCGGTCGACGGCCACGACATGGAAGCCATGCTCGAGGCGCTCACGCAGGCCAAGGAGTACGGCGCCCCGGTGATCGTGCACACCATCACCCAGAAGGGCAAGGGCTACGACCCTGCGGTCCAGGACGTGGCCGACCAGTTCCACGCCGTCGGTGTGATCGACCCCGAGACGGGCGAGCCCACCGAATCCGCCGGCGCCCCCTCCTGGACGTCGGTCTTCGCCGATGAATTGTTGAACCTCGCCACCGACAACCCCAAGCTGGTGGCCATCACTGCCGCGATGTTGCGGCCCACCGGCCTGCACAAGATGGCCGAGCGCTTCCCCGAGCGGGTACACGACGTCGGCATCGCCGAGCAGCACGCCGTCACCAGCGCCGCCGGCCTCGCCTTCGGCGGGCTGCACCCCGTCGTGGCCCTCTACGCCACCTTCATCAACCGTGCGTTCGACCAGGTGCTGATGGACGTCGCGCTGCACCGCGCCGGCGTGACGTTCGTGCTCGACCGGGCCGGTGTGACCGGACCGGACGGACCCAGCCACCACGGCATGTGGGACCTCGCAATCCTCCAGGTCATCCCGCACATCCGCCTGGCCGCGCCGCGCGACTCCACTCGCCTGCGCGAGGAACTCGCCGAGGCCGTCGTTGTCGATGACGGCCCCACCGTGCTGCGCTTCCCCAAGGGCAGCACCGGCGTGGAGTTCGACGCGGTTGAGCGGCTCTCCGACGGTGTCGATGTACTGCTGCGGAGCGCCCAGCAGGATGTCCTCATCGTGACGGTCGGTCCCATGGCCGGCATGGGCCTCGAGGTCGCCGCCCGGTTGGCCGCGCAGGGCATCGGCGCGACTGTCGTCGACCCCCGCTGGGTGGTCCCGGTTCCGCAGAGCATCATCGGGCTCGCCGCCTCGCACCGCATCGTGGTCAGCATCGAGGACGGCGTCCGCGTCGGCGGCATCGGAACCCGCATCCGCCAGGACCTCCGCGAGGCCGGCGTGGACACCGCCGTGACCGAGCTGGGCCTGCCCGACGAGTTCCTCGACCACGGCACCCGCGCCGAGATACTCGAGCGAGTCGGACTGACCCCGCAGCACATCGCCCGCGACGTCGTGGCGATGGTTCTCGGCAGCAAGCTGCCGCACGCCCGAGCCCTCCCGGCGGATACCGATCGCACGGACGCGGATTCAGTTTCGGGCTCAGACACCGGCTCCGTTCCCGTGCGGCGGGCCCCCCGCGACTAG